A stretch of the Snodgrassella alvi genome encodes the following:
- a CDS encoding class I SAM-dependent methyltransferase — MSQRAGVNSPALNTYLAEVNPQEHPLLAQLRAETAQHRKGNMSIAPEQAQLMTWLATLIQARHYLEIGVFTGYSSTAMALALPENGHITACDINVTYTDIARRYWQEANVSHKIQLYLQPALITLDKLIAAGQSNQYDIALIDADKPPTPYYYERCLQLVRSGGIIAIDNVLLHGRVAQPATTHEPESVQIMRSFNASLKHDSRVQPLTIPLGDGLTLMQKK; from the coding sequence ATGAGTCAACGAGCTGGTGTGAATAGTCCTGCGCTTAATACTTATCTGGCGGAGGTAAATCCCCAAGAGCACCCTTTACTGGCACAACTGCGTGCTGAAACAGCTCAGCACCGCAAAGGAAATATGAGTATTGCGCCCGAGCAGGCGCAGTTGATGACATGGTTAGCAACGCTGATACAAGCACGCCATTATCTTGAAATCGGTGTTTTTACCGGCTACAGCAGCACTGCCATGGCACTGGCTTTGCCGGAAAACGGTCATATAACTGCCTGTGATATTAATGTCACTTACACCGATATCGCCCGCCGTTACTGGCAAGAAGCCAATGTCAGTCACAAAATACAGCTCTATTTACAACCAGCCTTGATAACGTTGGATAAACTGATTGCGGCAGGACAAAGCAATCAATATGACATAGCTTTGATTGATGCCGATAAACCGCCAACACCTTACTATTATGAACGCTGCCTGCAATTGGTTCGCTCTGGCGGCATTATTGCCATAGATAATGTACTGCTGCATGGGCGTGTGGCTCAACCTGCAACCACGCACGAACCAGAAAGCGTTCAGATTATGCGTTCATTTAATGCCAGCCTGAAACATGATTCGCGTGTGCAGCCACTAACCATCCCTCTGGGTGATGGCCTGACCTTGATGCAGAAAAAATAA
- the purE gene encoding 5-(carboxyamino)imidazole ribonucleotide mutase, whose amino-acid sequence MNTPQIGIIMGSNSDYPVMQQAEQFLQQFSIPYEIKVVSAHRTPDLMFEYAENARSRGLKAIIAGAGGAAHLPGMVAAKTTLPVLGVPIPSKYLHGEDSLMSIVQMPKGVPVATFAIGEAGAANAALFAIAMLANNNPQLAQKLTAFRENQRQNVLAMNLPSQPA is encoded by the coding sequence ATGAATACTCCTCAAATCGGCATCATCATGGGCAGTAACAGCGATTATCCGGTAATGCAGCAAGCAGAACAGTTTTTACAACAATTCAGCATTCCTTATGAAATAAAAGTTGTTTCTGCACACCGCACCCCAGATTTAATGTTTGAATATGCCGAAAATGCACGCTCCAGAGGACTCAAAGCCATTATTGCTGGTGCCGGTGGTGCGGCGCATTTGCCCGGCATGGTAGCTGCGAAAACCACGCTGCCTGTACTGGGTGTACCGATTCCAAGCAAATATCTGCATGGCGAGGATTCCTTGATGTCTATTGTACAAATGCCGAAAGGGGTACCGGTAGCCACCTTTGCCATCGGCGAGGCCGGTGCAGCCAATGCAGCATTATTTGCCATTGCAATGCTGGCAAACAACAATCCCCAGCTAGCTCAGAAACTCACGGCATTTCGAGAAAATCAAAGACAAAATGTTTTAGCGATGAATTTACCCAGTCAGCCAGCCTGA
- a CDS encoding tetratricopeptide repeat protein, translating into MFLFNYRYLLLAALTMITISSCSTMSTSSAPENTTNSEAPAPYTLQTADQLSQMKTQIMSLQSQVTSLQNQLNDLRQQQSTLSRYLNVHIQPARVNPIKNTGNSDNTDEARRLYNAGLYAQSIRLLKNADSGSNGSKLAQERMWLLLQSHMRLNNCESVINIGKRFSNLFPQNSQTPNALYQVAQCQTHLQQQDIARTTYQRIISNYPTSNAANKAKHQLKK; encoded by the coding sequence ATGTTCTTATTTAATTATCGTTATCTATTGCTGGCTGCACTGACTATGATAACCATCAGCTCATGCAGTACCATGAGTACCTCCTCTGCCCCTGAAAATACAACTAATTCAGAGGCGCCTGCACCGTATACCCTTCAGACAGCAGACCAATTGAGCCAAATGAAAACTCAGATAATGAGTCTGCAAAGTCAGGTAACCAGCCTACAAAATCAATTAAATGATTTACGCCAGCAACAATCAACTCTATCGCGTTATTTAAATGTACATATTCAGCCTGCTCGGGTGAATCCAATAAAAAATACTGGCAATAGCGATAATACCGATGAAGCCCGACGCCTCTACAACGCCGGACTATATGCTCAGAGTATCAGACTTTTAAAAAATGCAGATAGCGGCAGCAATGGCAGCAAGCTGGCACAGGAGCGCATGTGGTTGCTACTACAAAGCCATATGCGTCTAAATAATTGCGAATCGGTTATTAATATCGGCAAACGCTTCAGCAATTTGTTTCCACAAAATAGCCAAACGCCCAATGCCCTATATCAGGTGGCACAATGCCAGACACATTTACAGCAGCAGGATATTGCCCGTACCACCTATCAACGCATTATCAGTAACTATCCCACTAGTAATGCAGCAAATAAAGCCAAGCATCAACTGAAAAAATAA
- a CDS encoding DUF3460 family protein — protein MYSYQSDTTQFLNKYLNEHPEEAQAQIQHRGLLWDVQLNPEDEANFAAAKLPKKGYTYLTE, from the coding sequence ATGTATAGCTATCAGTCTGACACAACCCAATTTCTGAATAAATACTTAAATGAACACCCTGAGGAAGCTCAGGCTCAGATCCAGCATCGCGGCTTGCTGTGGGATGTTCAGCTAAATCCCGAAGATGAAGCAAATTTTGCTGCCGCCAAACTGCCAAAAAAAGGCTATACCTATTTAACCGAATAA